The following is a genomic window from Methanoplanus sp. FWC-SCC4.
GGTCATGAAGAAGCGGGATATCATCAGAAATAACTTCCCAAACCTGACTTAGATTTATAACAAAATACCCGTGAATTAACCTGTCACGAAGCCCTGACATACCTTTCCAGTCAATATAAGGATGTGCTTCCCGAAAATCCGGGGAAATCTGTTTTGCAGCTTCCCCTATTACTCCTAATGACTGAATAACTGCTTTTTGAATTATTCTGCTTTCCAGAAATTTAGAACGGGTCATGGAATCGATGGTTTCGAGTATAAATTCCGATTCCTCATAGATATGGGAGAGATACAAAGAATCTTTTTTCAAACGGCACCTCTTTTTCTGCCATAAAGAATAACTTCAGCATCAACATAAGGCCTGAGATACGGACTCATCCACTCAGAAGAGACCAAATCAACTTTACGTCCGAATAATTTTTCCAGATACTCGCCGAGATCAAGAAGGGCATGGTAGGTCTTGATTCCGGGTTTAAACCTATATAATATATCCACGTCGCTTTCCGGCGTATCCTCACCACGACTGACCGAGCCGAAAACCCCAAGGCTTTCAATACCAAAACGCTCCTGGATTTCAGGGAGGTGTGACTCAAGCTTTGCAAGTACTTCGGATTTT
Proteins encoded in this region:
- a CDS encoding HepT-like ribonuclease domain-containing protein, which codes for MKKDSLYLSHIYEESEFILETIDSMTRSKFLESRIIQKAVIQSLGVIGEAAKQISPDFREAHPYIDWKGMSGLRDRLIHGYFVINLSQVWEVISDDIPLLHDQLYKILKE
- a CDS encoding nucleotidyltransferase family protein, whose product is MKKPYHSIKSEVLAKLESHLPEIQERFGIESLGVFGSVSRGEDTPESDVDILYRFKPGIKTYHALLDLGEYLEKLFGRKVDLVSSEWMSPYLRPYVDAEVILYGRKRGAV